A segment of the Chitinivibrionales bacterium genome:
TCAGTACCGTCATAACGGCTACGAAGACAATGGGGACGCGCATTTGAAACGCCAGATCATGGGCAGAGAGGTTGTTGTTGCCATTACCAAGGGAAAACTCGACCTTGGTCCCTGGGAACAGATCTTTTACGGTGAATTTGACGGACGCCGGAACAAACGGATTCTGATAAAAGTTATCGGAGAATAGGGAGCGGTCCCCCGTGCTGTGTATGCCGATCGTTATACTGATTTTCCTTGCCTTTGTTTCGGGGTGCTATACGGATCCCGAACCCGGCTCCCTCCAGGATACCCTTGCGCGGGTCGTCCCGGAAATCATCGATACGATCCCCCATGATACGGAGGCATTCACGCAGGGACTGCTGTATCACAATGGTTTTCTCTATGAAAGCACCGGCAAGTACGGGACGTCTTCCCTGCGCAAAATCGACCCGTCAGATGGAACAATTCTGGTAAATAACCGGGTGCCGGAGGTTTTCGCCGAAGGCCTTGCTGTATACAACGGCAGATTCGTTCAGTTGACATGGCGATCGCAGAGCGCCCTGCTTTACGATACCGGATCCCTGGCGCCGGTTGATACTTTTTCCTACCGCGGTGAAGGCTGGGGGTTGACTACCGGTGCTCACCATTTTATCATGAGCAACGGGAGCGACACGCTTTATTTCCGCGACAATGCTTTCATGGTAACCGGTGCGGTGCAGGTTACTCAGGACGATAAGCCCCTAGCCAGACTGAATGAACTGGAATATGCCCGGGGCCTGGTATATGCCAATGTCTGGTTCAGCAATTATATCTTCGAAATCGATCTTCAGACCGGCAGCGTGCTCAAGTATATCGATTGCACCGACCTGGTGAAGAGGGCCGGCGCCGAATCTGAGCAGGACGTCCTCAACGGCGTCGCCTACGATAAGGCCCGGGATATTTTTTATCTCACCGGTAAAAACTGGAGCACAATATTTGTTGTAAAAATTCCCCGTGAATGATGTTGTCGTGGAGTATTGCGGGAGCAAGCCCATTCGTACCATCGCTCTATTACTCGGTTACTCCATCACTCCACGTTTTCCCTTTCTCACTTCCCGTTAATCAGGGCGGCGGCATAGCCGGCGCCGAACCCGTTATCGATATTGACAACGGTCATCCCGCTGGAGCATGAGTTAAGCATGGCAAAAAGCGGGACCAGACCCTCCAGATGGGAGCCGTAGCCGACACTGGTGGGCACGCCGATGACCGGACAGGAGACATACCCGGCGATAACCGACGGTAAAGCGCCTTCCATACCCGCCACCGCGATAATTACCGATGCTTCATGAAGGTCTTCTTTGTGCGCGAAGAGACGATGGATTCCCGCCACGCCCACATCCTGGAGCAGGCGGCAGGGATGGCCCAGAAGTTCGACTGTGCACCGGGCCTCTTCGGCAACTGAAGCGTCTGCCGTACCGCCCGAAGCGATAACAACAGGACCCCGTATTTTCCCCTTTGCTTTCCAATGAGGAGATTTCCACCAGAAACAACGGGCAAGAGCGTTTTGCTCGATGCCGGGAATTTCCCGCGCAACCATTTCTATCACCGATGGCTCTGCGCGGGTACCAAAGACGGTTTCGCCGTTCTCCACCTGTTCTTTGGCAATAGCGAGGATATGCTCCGGCGCTTTATTCTGACAGAAAATGACTTCCGGGAAGCCCTTGCGGAGGGCCCGGTGATGGTCGATCTTGGCAAATCCAAGGTCATGAAAAGGCATGTCCTTGAGCTTGTCTAAAGCTTTTTCAACCGTTGTGCCTTGATTGTAAAGGGCGTTGAGTAGATCACGAAGCGCCTTGTTTTCCATAATCGATCCTTTTACTCCATTATTTCAGTACTCCATCACTCCAATTCTTTTTTAAAATACCATACGGCTATTCAATTTATATAATGATCTCAAACAAACCGGAGAGCGTGCCATTGCAATTTGACGGGGTCATGAACGATCATTCAGGATATCCGAATGGAGAAGCTCTTGTAATTCTCTAACTGACTGGGAACGAAAAATATCATTTCTGAGCTGCGATGC
Coding sequences within it:
- a CDS encoding glutaminyl-peptide cyclotransferase → MPIVILIFLAFVSGCYTDPEPGSLQDTLARVVPEIIDTIPHDTEAFTQGLLYHNGFLYESTGKYGTSSLRKIDPSDGTILVNNRVPEVFAEGLAVYNGRFVQLTWRSQSALLYDTGSLAPVDTFSYRGEGWGLTTGAHHFIMSNGSDTLYFRDNAFMVTGAVQVTQDDKPLARLNELEYARGLVYANVWFSNYIFEIDLQTGSVLKYIDCTDLVKRAGAESEQDVLNGVAYDKARDIFYLTGKNWSTIFVVKIPRE
- the larB gene encoding nickel pincer cofactor biosynthesis protein LarB, with the translated sequence MENKALRDLLNALYNQGTTVEKALDKLKDMPFHDLGFAKIDHHRALRKGFPEVIFCQNKAPEHILAIAKEQVENGETVFGTRAEPSVIEMVAREIPGIEQNALARCFWWKSPHWKAKGKIRGPVVIASGGTADASVAEEARCTVELLGHPCRLLQDVGVAGIHRLFAHKEDLHEASVIIAVAGMEGALPSVIAGYVSCPVIGVPTSVGYGSHLEGLVPLFAMLNSCSSGMTVVNIDNGFGAGYAAALINGK